From Rutidosis leptorrhynchoides isolate AG116_Rl617_1_P2 chromosome 3, CSIRO_AGI_Rlap_v1, whole genome shotgun sequence, a single genomic window includes:
- the LOC139901150 gene encoding protein FAR1-RELATED SEQUENCE 7-like, translated as MKKNTLPNFSVEYYCDHNDFLRGIFWADNISKLNYKEFGDIVGFDATYGTNMYNMVFVPLTGVDNHKKLVIFGAALLASESIESFSWFLDCFLKVFVTEPGLVSTDQDPAMLEVGRELFSNKDFHKQMNNIFWNQELNAEKFEKCWQHVLDEFGLHDVDWFKDMHAMKEKWIPFEKQCHNNTVLEFEMDNRFINCVTNKLIELHARDFYTPTMFLLVQEEIFQSSISWVQISSTIEENEDKQLCVIEEKFPLPRLNWKYRVTFDVKTTEASCSCLLFTHEGRLCRHIFYVYHVHDVVAIPMIINHVFNKLRKVSSLYQDDLDKLVSFRDKFDVLICNFLGSTSDEPSTSTRGEHINRLWGLSKPVNSNIRAPENIRNKGQRRSDRILSSKEVAVKKHVKTRACKRCGIHGQNVRTCTTDLTQLHNSKNKGKNVIDFELEDESEEDDEDLAYGDEDSDSD; from the exons ATGAAGAAAAATACTTTACCTAACTTCAGTGTCGAGTATTATTGTGATCATAATGATTTTTTACGTGGGATTTTTTGGGCTGACAATATTTCCAAGTTGAATTACAAAGAGTTTGGTGATATTGTTGGCTTTGATGCTACATATGGTACAAATAT GTATAACATGGTTTTTGTACCTCTCACTGGAGTTGATAACCATAAGAAGCTTGTTATTTTTGGAGCTGCTTTATTAGCTAGTGAAAGCATAGAATCGTTTAGTTGGTTTCTTGATTGTTTTCTCAAAGTTTTTGTGACTGAACCGGGCTTAGTGTCCACTGATCAAGACCCAGCAATGTTGGAG gttggtCGTGAGTTGTTTTCAAATAAAGATTTTCATAAGCAAATGAACAACATATTCTGGAATCAAGAGTTGAATGCTGAAAAGTTTGAAAAGTGTTGGCAACATGTTTTAGATGAATTTGGCTTGCATGATGTCGATTGGTTTAAAGATATGCATGCTATGAAGGAGAAGTGGATACCGT TTGAAAAGCAGTGCCATAACAACACGGTTCTCGAGTTTGAAATGGATAATAGATTTATTAATTGTGTTACCAATAAGCTAATTGAGTTGCATGCTAGGGATTTTTATACACCAACCATGTTTCTATTAGTTCAAGAAGAAATATTTCAGTCTTCTATCTCTTGGGTGCAAATCAGCTCAACCATTGAAGAGAATGAAGacaaacaattatgtgtaattGAAGAGAAATTTCCTCTTCCTCGTCTAAACTGGAAATATAGG GTTACTTTTGATGTTAAAACTACTGAAGCCAGCTGTTCGTGTTTGCTTTTTACACATGAAGGTCGTTTATGTAGGCACATATTTTATGTGTATCATGTTCATGATGTTGTTGCTATCCCTATG ATTATCAATCACGTTTTCAACAAGCTTAGGAAGGTTTCCTCTTTATATCAAGATGATCTAGATAAACTTGTTAGTTTTAGAGATAAGTTTGATGTATTAATTTGCAATTTTCTTGGTTCTACTTCTGATGAGCCTTCTACATCTACTAGAGGTGAACATATTAATAGACTATGGGGATTATCTAAACCAGTCAATTCAAATATCCGTGCTCCGGAGAATATTAGAAACAAAGGTCAACGTAGATCAGATCGGATATTGTCTTCCAAAGAAGTGGCTGTTAAGAAACATGTTAAGACAAGAGCTTGCAAGCGTTGTGGTATTCATGGTCAAAATGTTCGGACTTGTACTACTGACCTCACTCAACTACATAATTCAAAGAATAAAGGAAAAAATGTCATTGATTTTGAATTAGAAGACGAAAGTGAGGAAGATGATGAAGACCTTGCATATGGAGACGAAGATTCTGATTCTGATTAA